CTGGGCGATGGACTTTGCCGAGTTTGTTTCCTCCCGCCATGGCTGATATCATCGTCTTtctaatataaatactagCGAATATCCCTCCGCAGAGGTAATTGGAACGGATCTCAGTCCCATTCAGCCAAAATGGTAGGCCATTGTTGTTTTTATATGTCTGCATTTACTGACTCAAAGGATCCAGGACTCCCCCAAACTGCGCCTTCGAGGTGGATGACTTCGAAGCAGAGTGGCTCTATTCCAAGCCCTTTGACTTTATTCACTCCCGCGAACTGGAAGGCTGTATTAGTGACGAAGATGCACTGTTCCGGCGTGCATTTCAACACCTGAAACCGGGTGGCTACATCGAGTTCCAGGCCGCGTACCCGCGCTGGCTCTCTGACGATGGCACCGCAGAAAAGGCCGAGAACGCCCAAAGCTGGCTCAAGACTCTGATCGACGGGTCCGCCAAGTTTGGAAAGCCTCTCGAGGGTGCTATTGGCtggaaggagaagctggagaaggcaGGGTTTGTGGATGTAAAGCAGGAGATTTTCAAGGTATGTTACACTTTGACCTACCTGTCTAGGCGTTGCTGACGTAGAAGATACCTATTGGTGCCTGGCCCAAGGATccgaagctcaaggagattggaAGATATCAGATCATCCAGCAGATCCAAGCCGTTGAGTCATACACTCCTCGGATCTACGGGACTGTCCTCGGttggaaggaagaagaggtccAGGTGTACGTGGCCAAGGTCCggaaggagctcaaggatcCGTCGATTCATCTTTATGCGCCGATCTACGTAGTTTATGGAAGGAAGCCCGAGTGATGAATTCCACGCTCTCTTGGTTATCTCTAGTGTAGGTAGTTTGGAGTGAAATGGGTGATAAGGAAGTACTTATATTTCTCAAGGGTTGCCTTTAAATATATGATATCAGCCTTTATCCATTTCTACCACCTATACCCCCATCTATGTTTCTTCTTTGGCATCATGCCAGCCCTCTGGCCCATGATCCTCTCCGCCAGGTAGCCTTTGAGCGCGATGCCGGTTGCAAGTGAAATAGAAGCCGATCTTGGCAATTGCGAATGAAGTTTTCCAAGTCTATTTGATGAAATTAAAACTGAACAGTACATCTGGGTGCGCTTAGACCCTGGCTACGGTATTCAATCAAGTCTGTGTTACGAGACTGGGAGCGTTGAGTTCGCGTGGCCCCGAAGTGCCGGCGTCTAGTTTATCTACCAGATTATGGGAAACATTTCGTCATGTTAGCGAAGTGAATCATAGTGATGACACGGTTGTAGAGTTTACGCCGTCACAGGCAGGTTCTAGCACGGAGAAGACATATTCTAATTAAAGAGGCCATAACCTTAGGTTTTAGTTAAAAAATCGAAGATACATAATTTCTCTTAtgatattttttttaattaaattagtttaaagctttatattttaaagatttaagaaatatatgGCTATATATATCCCCTcttattcttatataaaCAGCTCGGATTCGGAGTTAAAAATCcttaactataataaataagctaaatCTTAGAAAGCCATATGATATTCCAGATATACATTTACTATGCCTTAGGTAGACTGGAAAAAATAATTATCCTTAGTCATTGTTCTAGCACCCCTCTGATATCCATATCTTGAAATCGAATGATCAACTCGTGCACCTGGCCCATATCCGAGTTATCAAAATTTACAAGCCCACCTTGCGACGTGGGCAAGCTGCTCGCTCCGAGACTGgtatcaacaccaagactgCGAGCATACTCAAACTGATTGTGAAAGATAACAGCCAGGCACCAGTATTCTCTCATATAACGATAAAACCCAATCTTGCTTCCGCCCTCGGAAGGTTCAGGGTGGGATGACTGGGATGGCTGGTCTTCGACTAGAACCATGTCTCGAGCAACCCAGGCCCGCATCCAGTTCCTCAGCCCTCGGGTAATTGGCAAGGATGTTGATCCATAATCTGCtccgtggtggtgatgaaaaATGAGGTTGTGAAATGCTGCGTTTGAGTAAGTACTCTGACCTTCCACTCGATTGTTTTCAGACTGTCGCAAGGGCTTACCACTGGTGATGGCAAAGAGGTTCAATAAACTCATCTTTTCAAACATTCTCCAGTCCTCTGGCTCGAGTTcactttttaatattaccCGAATCGCCTCAGATAACGTCGTTTCGTGATCGGCATGCTGGCATTCAGACCATTCGTCAAGACGATTCAACCACGTCTCGGGAGTCGGAGCGTTGAAGCATGCTTCGGGCATGGCTAGACTAAACTGGAGTTCACTCACTACCATGCGCGGAGCAGAGTTATGGAACATGACGAAAGCACagtcgaggaggaaaacATAGATCAGTGTGCGAATGCACTCTTCTCTCAACGCGAAGAGCATCCATCTCCTAAAATGATTGCTCGGATCTGAGCCGCCATAGGCCTTTTCCCGAGCGAcggggaaaaagaaaaggctgCGGGCAACGCATACAACTTGCGAGAACCGGGTCCTCCGTGCCACCGTCATCTGTTTTTCACTCCCTTCCCAGGTCATAATGATAATGATGGCATAGGCTGCACGTACCATATCAAGTCGTAATTCAAGCTGCAACAGCTGGGCTTCATCATCTGTTTGTGGGACAGCATCTTCAGAGAAGTCGGGATCATGATGAATCCAATCTCCTACCGCCTCGATCCACAGCATCGCTTGATCCCGGTCGGTCTTCTCCGGGCTCACGCAGGCCCCGATTAATGAAAGGGCAGCGATCAGTTGAGCAGGCTTTTGGGCGGCAATAAAGGTCGGCTTGTGGAATACTGGCCAGTTTGGGTACCAAAAATGCCAGAAGGCTCCCATGAATCTATCGAGATTCAGAGGTGAGAAGAATCGAATACATGAACGCTCCGTTGATGGGGACCAGTTGATTGTACTGCCTCGGCATCGCATGTCATGACAGACTACGCCTCGGATTCCTTGGACAATCTCGTGAGACTTGGATTTCAAGGGGTGAGAGGAAACTCTTTGGTGACTTTCTATCAAGCCTGCATTGCCTAGGTGTGCGGACTGGCCGGGAAAGCCGGGATAGCTCCAGTCGTGATGTAAACTGGCGTCGAGCAAAGGGTGGTGCCACCCAGGCACTTGGTCCGATTCCGTCCAAAGACGTGCAAGTGCGGGCCTGTGATACGCTGGGCTTTCCGCGAGAATATTAACTGTCGGTAGAGCCTTGCCACTTTGCCCCAAGGTGGACATGATCTTCCGTCTTGCAAAAATGTTGCCGCACTCGAACGAGTTTGCAAGGCCATGGGTTGCCGTAAGCTTGGCTAGGAACCGAAGGTTCATGGGCCGGGGTGGTGACTTTGGAATTAATGACAACGAGATGGGGTTTATGTTCGGGAGATGCCAATTGAACTCGATCGTTGATGGGCAGTCGTGTAATATATCTGAGAATCTACCGTGAGCGGAGAGAGCCGAGGCAGACTCCTCGGGTTGGAAAAAACTGGATCCAGCGTGGTTCGGAGACAGCACGTTAATCGGACGAGATGATGGTAGACTAGGGGCTTCTTGTTCAGTTGATTCTGGACAGAAGAGCTCTAGGTCGGGTAAAAGTATTTCCAGTGACTGGTCGTCAAGAAGTTGGGTCACCTCTGTATCCATTTGTGGTAGTGAGGACGGCGTTGGGTGCTCTTTGTCGATGGTATCTGCCGACGGCGGTGGCGAAGATCTTCTGTAAATGCAATGTAGACCTTGATTAAAGCAAGCCTCGCATGGAAGTGAGCGGCTACAtttcttcttcagctgcGCGCATCTTATGCATGCGTTCTGCTTGCGGCCACGTTTCCGTCGCGGCAGGACAGGCGGAGGCTGGCCCGCCTTGAGACGTTCTTCACAGGTTCTCCAATGTCGAAGTAGCGCATCCCTAGCGACAGATTAGAAAGCAAGTGAGGGCAGTTGGAAGGGTTATAACTGACCTGCGATTGAAGCCAAGGTAGCAGAATTGACAGGTGTATGCACGCGTATTGCCGTCTTAAGTTGCGAGGTGTCAACACGGTTGCGCGGTTGCAGGAGGCGAATGATGGTAAGGAAAGACCCACGAGAAAGTTGATGACGTTTCAAATGATCTTATAATGCCGCAAGGTTAGCATGGCCCGGTGCTTGAGGATGATAGATTGTGAAGTTCTCACGGGAGCGTCAAGCGCCCGTTGAGCAATGTGCGAAGGGCTGCTTACCCATCTTGGAGAACTTGGCATGGCAAGAATGGCACTGAAAGGGCATCGCTTCTAGGGCGATCTCGTACCTGAGCAAGGTGGAAACAGAGCGAGGACTCAAGGCGAAAAATGACTtggaagagaggagagaatgTTCGGCGAAAGAGAGGTGGAATAGCCAGACAGGGCAAGAGGGCAGTTCGAATCGCGTAGGGATAGCCATCAGGCGGAGGCTGGGGCTTTCAAGGGAGGGGGGCGCTGGCACATATGCGTCATAGTGTGCAGGCATTCGGCCCCAAAGCGGCAAATTCACCACCCCCGCGATCTTGTGAAATCTCGGTCCAGGATATGTCCAATCGGGTTGGAGAGATGCTCCCTAATTTGCCACAGACATGACACACGTAGCATTTAATTAGCAAGGAAATAActattataaggtattaaaaagataaatttttatttaagttaaTCTTAGAACTagatattaaaaatattaattttatctTAGActaagttaaaaaactattattttaaaaattaattatatattatacttattataacttttttatatatatgttattataattattaatataacttaagtatatttaatattattaaatatataataaaatataatttttattttatttaaactaatattattagttttttttaaaataaatttaatataaataatttattttattattttattattttattattatttattttaattaatattttaataattttaataataaaagctttatatttaaaatataaagcTTTAATAAGCTTAACTTAATGTAAATATTAATagttttaataatatattaaagtttaTTATATACCTTAAAATCATAGCAAAGGTAGCTTAAAACTATAGCGCTGCGATTACAATACATGCACGCATGGATCGCTAGGTGGCCCGAGCTTGAGTAAGGAGGGCGCGGAAGACAGGAGACCGGTCCCCTACGGGGTTCGGCAATGCCTTTCGGGACGAGCCTGAGAAGCAAGGCACTTGCGTTATTTAAGAAAGCCCGACACCAGCACTTCTCTTGTGAAGGAACGAGCAAAAGCCCAAATTTAGCGCGCATTTGTCTGCGAGGTGGCGCGTTGCCTTTTGGGGCTTGAGACGCTCTGGACCGGCGCTAGCTTAGCCTTGCAGCCCAGACCCCGTGTTCTGTGGCATTGCTGTTTAACCGCGTTTCGTGACCTCGTCTCTTTAATTTTAAGCATCAAACTTCTTTAATCTAAGTCTTCTTCAGGTAGGTAGTAAACAAAAAAAACATTGGGCCGCTCTTGATGACTATCAATTACGCAAGATAGAAGAACATGGCCACGGATTCCGAGCCGAAAATCCTGCCTCTGCCACTCCCTGTGGCCGAAGGAACTTCAACAAATATCCCAACACTCACTAAGGGCAGCGGTAGGATATTTGTTGAAGGCTCAGGTTATAAGTCTCGTCCTGAGCGCCATAAGGCTCTTAAGTTAGCGTCCTCTTTTAAGTGAAAGGTGGGCTATCGTGATACTGGACTAATTCGAATGTGTCAAAGTCCACTTTTAGTCAACGTGGACCTGCGACAGGGCATGTATTTCCTCTGTGTATTATGCTAAAAGAATGAAAATGGTAGTTGCATCCAAATAAATAGTCTGCCTCAACTTGTTCTCAAACCACCCGACACGTTGCAAACAACTCAAACATGATTCTCTCAAATCCTCAGTGACAACAGCCGTGCCCACTACCTGAAGCTTCCAGAAATGAGATTTGTTGCCTTGCTTCTGTGGGCGCACGACCACGGCTCTTCGCGGCCACGCAAGCCAGCAAATGAAATCTCCAGAGCGGATGTCGCTCGACGCTAGGCCCATTTTCCAAGGCGTTTGTCTTTTATATGGATTCGACATCTGAAACAGACGGGAATCCTCAGTGGAGGACTGCTCTGCAGATGTGTTCTCGTTTTGCGGCTGGCCACTAGACCTGCTTTGCAAATCTGGTATCCAATGCCAATTGTTATGCAGGGCTTCATTGTGGTCTGTGTAGTCGTCATCACGTACCGACCACTGTATAACACTTCTGCAGTCAAAGCATTTCTTCGATAAGATGCTATCATCCAGGTCCAAAATAGTCCGAATTAGCAAATCGTTCTCCTGGTGGGCAGGACCGAGATCGTTTTTATAGTTCGATTGGACCTGTTCTGTCCACTTATCCACCTGGTTGAGATTTCCAACGATTTCATGCGGACGCGGGCCCACACAAGTGACGCATCCTAGCATAGCTGCCTGCAACTCAAATGCTTTGAAATGCTTCGGGTCTGTGAGAATCACACTATCTTCTTTGCCAGGTGCGTCCTGTCGCAGAATTTGCTGGAGGGGCAGGCAGTTGGTACCCATAAGCAGAGATTTGACAAGACCCCCAACGCAGACAATGTCCTTGTCTGCGAATAAACCGTGTCGGTTCATAAACTCCATAACGTCGGTCCATATCTCAAAGGTTGACTTTTGATAATCGATAACAAAGCCGCCAGCGTCTGATGCCAAACCAATCAAGCCGTACACTTTGTCTTTGCTGTCTTGGCACAGAGCTTCTCTGTGATCTTGTAGCAGTTGGAGCAAGGAGCTTGACCCGGTATATTTCCCTTGTCGCTGTCGATTCAGCCTCACAGGGCCGTGACTTCCGATGTTGTGCATGGTGATGAAATGAATAAACGGATCCCATTCTACCGCATAGTTTCCGAAACACACTTTGATATTGTGAGCACGCCCAATCTCCTGGATGATCCACAATCTATTCCAGTAGCCGTTCTTGTACAAGTCTTCTGCCAGCTTGCGCTGCTGTGCATCCTCATTTGGCTCCTTCGCCGCGGAAAGGTCGCTCTGAGGCCCATTTGCTGACGACTCCAATTTTTGTTGTCCGTTCGATGGTTTGCAATGGCCAAGTCCATGCAAGTCTGGCAGGCTCGCCTCGTATTCCACATATCTCTTCCCCAGCCACACGACGACAGTCTCAGCCCTAAAATAGATGTGGTGCATCATGCGCACCTGTCTGTTTCGCTCCGGGACGTCGTCTTGGTTGATGCATATCGCGTCGATCCAATAAGAGGTGTCAGCAGCGTGTGTTCGCAGATACCGCAAAGCATCCCCGAGATTCTGCCTAACGCTGAAGGTCACACCGTTTAGGATAATATTGCATTGGGCTGGGCCATCTCCCCACATGTATGAGAGCGCATAGAACTTGGGCTTCTCACGGAACTCGACCTCGAACAAACTGCAGATGATGGGATCATCGTCCGTCGTTGCTGCTTCGATCCTTATCAGCCGCGTGCAGTCTATATGTTGGCTGAGCGGCTCATAAGGAGATGGGGATGCCGATGGTAGGACGGTAAGAGATTGTTTGGGGTCGCTCTCCGTCTTCTGATCTTGTTTTGTCTcatgttgaggttggcgtGTCACCATGATCTCGTAGATAACCCAAAGTATGAAGGTGGGGTAATTTGTGAGAGAACAGTCATGCGCCATGTCGGGCAGGCGCTGGCGGCCACTTTAACTCTTTGCCCGGCACTCCCACCCCTGTTTCCCGTCTGCCCGTAAATTCCTTGGCACCACATTGCAACCCGATGAGAGCAACCAATAGGATATGCTTGCGTTATACGTGACATTGATTGCAGCTTACTCTCAGCTGAGACTGACATACGTCCCTGGCCGGACCAAGACAGAAGTAGGTAGAGAACCGCACTTAGTGGCTTATGCAGTTCTTGCCAACAATCACGACGGGTACCTTCCTATAGGTTTGGTCGCGCTTGATGCAGCCTGGATTCACATCTGCGCTATTAATACCGCAGCCTATTTCTATGTCGGCTAATCAATTGAGTGAGTTCTAAAAGGAATAAGACggcttagtattattattaaaagcttattctttaataagtaagaGGTAATTAAAGATAAGTaaaaaaattactaagaGCCTCTTTAGGGTTTAATAGCCTTAACAGACTAatatttttaagatattataataccttttaaaGACTTAACCCTAATAGaagtaataaattataaaagtattatattatattatattatattattatagcaCTAATGCgcttataatattaaatacgaaaatatatcttatagtTAATATGCTTAGttaatttttttttagattaattttaaataaaaaagaaattatttttattattataataaaaaaaatttttctaagataaaatattaagtacaaaagtatttataaagcttattttttaatattaacttaatattttatttatttcttaaaagcctaatattttatcttttttttattttattaaaacCTAGATCTATGCTTAACTATAATGTTAACATTACTAGGCTTATTAAACCAGTAGTTACTAGTATTCCATTCCGTGCAAGCATCCTCTAAATCAAAAGAAAGCAGGAGTTGAGGAATCATCTTATACATTTCACACAAGGATATCTAACAACTAGTTAATTCTAATCATTATCTTCAATAGGAGGGCACTTACGTTCTTCCCGATACAGGTTCTCGACCCGCCTCCGAACTGCAAATGGTGTTAGTGGACAAAGAGCACCTAGGCCAGGGCTCTATCATACCTGAAACATATACCGGTCCATATTCTCCGCGTTGTCCCGAAACCATCTTTCAGGCCTGAATTCGTTTGCGTCGTCCCCAAAAATCGTCTTGTCACGATGAACGACGGCTGCGTTCACTCCAACTCTAGTTCCTTCAGGAAACCACTCGCCGCAAATCATGCCTCCGCCTTTGGGCACGTTGCGCGGCAAGGTCAACCCAACACTAGGATGCATCCTCATGCCTTCTTTGCAGCATGCCTCCAAGTACGGGAGCTTCACGGCCTCGCTGTATTGCACAGAGGGGACGCTTAGCTCCCCAGATGCGGCAGCTTGGCGAATTTCCTCTGTCAACTTCCGATAAGCCTGTGGGTTCTTGACAAGATGGTAGAGGATGGATGAAACTGCCGCTGCGGTAGTATCGGACCCTGCAAACCTATTTCCCGGTTAG
This genomic interval from Fusarium keratoplasticum isolate Fu6.1 chromosome 9, whole genome shotgun sequence contains the following:
- a CDS encoding HET domain-containing protein, translating into MVTRQPQHETKQDQKTESDPKQSLTVLPSASPSPYEPLSQHIDCTRLIRIEAATTDDDPIICSLFEVEFREKPKFYALSYMWGDGPAQCNIILNGVTFSVRQNLGDALRYLRTHAADTSYWIDAICINQDDVPERNRQVRMMHHIYFRAETVVVWLGKRYVEYEASLPDLHGLGHCKPSNGQQKLESSANGPQSDLSAAKEPNEDAQQRKLAEDLYKNGYWNRLWIIQEIGRAHNIKVCFGNYAVEWDPFIHFITMHNIGSHGPVRLNRQRQGKYTGSSSLLQLLQDHREALCQDSKDKVYGLIGLASDAGGFVIDYQKSTFEIWTDVMEFMNRHGLFADKDIVCVGGLVKSLLMGTNCLPLQQILRQDAPGKEDSVILTDPKHFKAFELQAAMLGCVTCVGPRPHEIVGNLNQVDKWTEQVQSNYKNDLGPAHQENDLLIRTILDLDDSILSKKCFDCRSVIQWSQV